A genomic segment from Aegilops tauschii subsp. strangulata cultivar AL8/78 chromosome 1, Aet v6.0, whole genome shotgun sequence encodes:
- the LOC109749339 gene encoding alpha-glucan water dikinase, chloroplastic-like isoform X1: protein MCPDTRTTGLMLACIHALRMQVTVKPAGSAVEVELVATNAGGALALHWGALQQGKREWVLPARRPEGTRAVDDAALRTPFKSSGSNSTLKIEIDDPALQSIEFVLVDEAQNKWSVWHSRSSSSFTSLSMCMIPTNLLASSLNRFKNNGENFLIHIRPGHHQGQHSAPAATNQNFSSEKITRKNRDVMQLLSKHTSSSTDVSKATEATPDRNPTVLDLFLKSLQENNGCQVLCKKVFKLGEKEILASMSEVQGKFKVHLATNHAEPLILHWALAKKAGEWKAPPPGVAPAGSTLLELACESSFSDAELDGLHYQVLEIELDADSYKGMPFVLRSNETWIKNNTSDFYLDFSRTAKTSEQKDSSDAGKGTAKALLETIADLEGEAQKSFMHRFNIASDLVEQAKDVGQLGLAGLLVWMRFMATRQLIWNKNYNVKPREISQAQDRFTDNLESLYRTYPQYREMLRMILAAVGRGGQGDVGQRIRDEILVIQRNNNCMGGMMEEWHQKLHNNTSPDDVVICQALMDYMNSELDIKVYWDTLNKNGITKERLASYDHPIHSEPNLTREQKEGLLRDLTNYMRSLKAVHSGADLESAIGTCTGYTSESQGFMVGVEVNPVKGLPSGFSELLKFVLDHIEDKSVESLVEGLLEARAALRPLLLGSTDRLKDLIFLDIALDSTVRTAVERSYENLNNASPQKLMYFISLVVENLALSTDDNEDLLYCLKGWNHALEMSNKSDNQWALYAKAFLDRTRLALATKGEEYHNILQPSAEYLGSLLGIEQWTLNIFTEEIIRSGSAASLSLLLNRLDPVLRNVANLGSWQIISPVEVAGYVVAVDQLLTVQDKSYDKPTVLVVKGVKGEEEIPDGVVAVLTPDMPDVLSHVSVRARNSKVLFATCFDPNIFSELQQNEGKVLSLKPGSVDINYREIAENELVSSSPDTADGQSAPSLSLVKKQFVGKYAISADEFSDEKVGAKSRNIAYLNGKVPSWVSVPTSVALPFGTFETVLSDKTNKEVAEKVQILTDKLNQGEFGALNEIRNVLLNLTAPTDLVKELKEKMQGSGMPWPGDEGEQRWEQAWMAIKKVWASKWNERAYFSTRKVKLDHANLCMSVLVQEVVGADYAFVIHTTNPSSGESSEIYAEVVKGLGETLVGAYPGRAMSFVCKKDNLDSPKVLGYPSKPIGLFIKKSVIFRSDSNGEDLEGYAGAGLYDSVPMDKEEEVVLDYTNDPLITDCSFRNSILSNIARAGHAIEELYGSPQDIEGVVRDGKIYVVQTRPQM, encoded by the exons TCTGGTTCCAATTCTACACTGAAAATCGAGATTGATGATCCAGCTCTCCAATCAATCGAGTTTGTTCTCGTCGATGAGGCACAGAACAAATGGTCAGTGTGGCATTCAAGATCGTCATCCAGTTTTACATCTTTATCCATGTGTATGATTCCAACAAACCTACTTGCCTCTTCATTGAACAGGTTCAAAAATAACGGCGAGAACTTCCTAATCCATATACGACCAGGCCACCATCAGGGACAACATTCTGCTCCTGCAGCAACAAACCAAAACTTCTCATCTGAAAAGATCACACGCAAAAACAGAGATGTCATGCAGCTCCTCAGTAAACACACATCCAGTTCCACCGACGTAAGTAAGGCAACAGAAGCTACTCCAGATCGGAATCCCACGGTTCTTGATCTCTTCCTGAAGTCATTACAAGAGAACAATGGTTGCCAAGTCCTCTGCAAAAAGGTCTTCAAACTGGGCGAAAAGGAGATCTTG GCATCGATGTCAGAAGTACAAGGAAAGTTCAAAGTTCACTTGGCCACAAATCACGCCGAGCCACTTATTCTCCACTGGGCACTAGCAAAGAAGGCTGGAGAGTGGAAG GCACCTCCTCCAGGCGTAGCACCTGCTGGTTCAACATTGCTTGAACTGGCATGTGAGAGTTCATTCTCTGATGCTGAACTAGATGGTTTGCATTACCAG GTTCTGGAGATAGAGCTTGATGCCGACAGCTATAAGGGGATGCCATTTGTCCTCCGGTCTAATGAAACATGGATAAAGAACAACACCTCTGACTTTTACCTTGATTTTAGCAGAACTGCCAAGACTTCAGAG CAGAAGGATAGTAGTGATGCTGGTAAAGGGACTGCAAAGGCTTTGCTAGAAACAATAGCCGATCTAGAGGGAGAGGCCCAAAAATCTTTTATGCATAG ATTCAATATAGCATCCGACCTAGTTGAACAAGCAAAAGATGTGGGACAATTGGGTCTTGCTGGACTACTGGTTTGGATGAGATTCATGGCCACGAGGCAACTTATCTGGAACAAGAATTATAATGTGAAGCCACG TGAGATTAGCCAAGCACAAGATAGGTTCACAGACAATCTTGAAAGTCTCTACAGAACATATCCACAGTACAGGGAGATGCTAAGAATGATATTGGCCGCAGTAGGTCGTGGAGGTCAGGGTGATGTCGGTCAACGTATTCGTGATGAGATTTTGGTAATACAG AGAAACAATAACTGCATGGGTGGAATGATGGAAGAATGGCATCAAAAACTACACAACAATACAAGCCCAGACGATGTGGTGATTTGCCAG GCACTGATGGACTATATGAACAGTGAGCTTGACATCAAAGTTTATTGGGATACTTTAAACAAAAATGGTATAACAAAGGAAAGATTAGCAAGCTACGACCACCCTATTCACTCAGAGCCAAATTTAACGAGGGAGCAGAAGGAGGGTCTACTACGCGACTTAACAAACTACATGAGAAGCCTCAAG GCTGTTCACTCCGGTGCTGATCTAGAATCTGCTATAGGAACCTGTACAGGGTACACGTCAGAG AGTCAGGGTTTCATGGTTGGTGTCGAAGTGAATCCTGTAAAGGGATTACCATCTGGATTTTCT GAATTGCTTAAGTTTGTCCTTGACCACATTGAGGATAAATCAGTGGAATCACTTGTTGAG GGTCTCTTGGAGGCAAGAGCTGCGCTTCGCCCTTTGCTCCTAGGCTCAACGGATCGCTTGAAGGATCTCATATTTTTGGACATTGCTCTTGATTCTACTGTTAGGACAGCAGTTGAAAGGTCATATGAAAATCTGAACAATGCATCACCTCAG AAACTCATGTACTTCATCAGTCTAGTTGTTGAAAATCTTGCGTTGTCCACTGATGACAATGAGGATCTCCTATACTGCTTAAAG GGATGGAACCATGCCCTTGAAATGTCAAACAAATCTGATAATCAGTGGGCATTGTATGCAAAAGCATTTCTAGACAGAACTAGACTTGCACTTGCAACCAAGGGAGAAGAATACCATAATATTCTTCAGCCTTCAGCAGAATACCTTGGTTCGTTACTTGGAATTGAGCAATGGACA CTTAACATATTTACGGAGGAAATTATCCGTAGTGGATCAGCCGCTTCATTGTCCTTACTCCTCAATCGTCTCGACCCTGTTCTTAGGAACGTTGCAAACCTAGGAAG TTGGCAGATCATAAGCCCAGTTGAAGTAGCGGGGTATGTGGTTGCCGTAGACCAACTGCTCACTGTTCAAGACAAATCTTATGACAAACCCACAGTTTTGGTGGTAAAAGGTGTCAAGGGAGAGGAGGAAATACCTGACGGCGTTGTCGCCGTCCTTACTCCAGATATGCCCGATGTATTGTCCCATGTCTCAGTTCGAGCAAGGAATAGCAAG GTATTGTTTGCCACATGCTTTGACCCAAATATCTTCTCTGAACTTCAACAAAATGAAGGCAAGGTACTTTCACTAAAGCCAGGTTCTGTAGATATAAACTACAG AGAGATTGCAGAGAATGAACTAGTTTCAAGTTCCCCTGATACAGCAGATGGTCAATCAGCACCATCTCTGTCACTAGTGAAGAAGCAATTTGTTGGAAAATATGCAATATCTGCTGACGAATTCTCTGATGAAAAG GTCGGAGCTAAATCTCGGAATATAGCTTACCTCAACGGAAAGGTGCCATCATGGGTCAGTGTCCCAACGTCAGTTGCACTCCCATTTGGAACCTTCGAAACAGTTTTGTCTGATAAGACTAACAAG GAAGTAGCCGAAAAGGTACAGATCCTAACGGACAAGCTCAATCAAGGAGAATTTGGTGCTCTTAATGAAATCCGAAATGTTCTGCTGAACCTAACAGCTCCTACTGATCTG GTGAAGGAGCTCAAGGAGAAGATGCAAGGTTCTGGAATGCCCTGGCCTGGAGATGAAGGTGAACAGCGTTGGGAACAAGCATGGATGGCAATCAAAAAG GTGTGGGCCTCAAAATGGAATGAAAGAGCATACTTCAGCACCCGGAAAGTGAAGCTTGATCATGCCAACCTTTGCATGTCGGTTCTTGTGCAAGAAGTTGTGGGTGCAGACTACGCTTTCGTGATACATACTACCAACCCATCATCTGGAGAGTCTTCAGAAATATACGCTGAAGTTGTTAAAGGGCTTGGGGAGACCCTTGTGGGAGCCTATCCTGGTCGTGCAATGAGCTTCGTCTGCAAGAAGGATAATCTTGACTCTCCCAAG GTATTGGGATATCCAAGCAAGCCAATTGGCCTCTTCATAAAGAAGTCGGTCATCTTCCGTTCTGACTCAAATGGTGAGGACTTGGAAGGCTATGCTGGGGCTGGACTCTATGACAG TGTGCCTatggacaaggaagaagaagttGTTCTTGATTACACAAATGATCCCCTCATTACAGATTGCAGTTTCCGTAATTCAATACTCTCAAACATTGCACGTGCTGGTCATGCTATTGAGGAGCTCTATGGGTCTCCACAGGATATTGAAGGAGTGGTGAGGGATGGAAAGATCTACGTTGTGCAGACACGGCCACAAATGTGA
- the LOC109749339 gene encoding alpha-glucan water dikinase, chloroplastic-like isoform X2, which yields MCPDTRTTGLMLACIHALRMQVTVKPAGSAVEVELVATNAGGALALHWGALQQGKREWVLPARRPEGTRAVDDAALRTPFKSSGSNSTLKIEIDDPALQSIEFVLVDEAQNKWSVWHSRSSSSFTSLSMCMIPTNLLASSLNRFKNNGENFLIHIRPGHHQGQHSAPAATNQNFSSEKITRKNRDVMQLLSKHTSSSTDVSKATEATPDRNPTVLDLFLKSLQENNGCQVLCKKVFKLGEKEILASMSEVQGKFKVHLATNHAEPLILHWALAKKAGEWKAPPPGVAPAGSTLLELACESSFSDAELDGLHYQVLEIELDADSYKGMPFVLRSNETWIKNNTSDFYLDFSRTAKTSEKDSSDAGKGTAKALLETIADLEGEAQKSFMHRFNIASDLVEQAKDVGQLGLAGLLVWMRFMATRQLIWNKNYNVKPREISQAQDRFTDNLESLYRTYPQYREMLRMILAAVGRGGQGDVGQRIRDEILVIQRNNNCMGGMMEEWHQKLHNNTSPDDVVICQALMDYMNSELDIKVYWDTLNKNGITKERLASYDHPIHSEPNLTREQKEGLLRDLTNYMRSLKAVHSGADLESAIGTCTGYTSESQGFMVGVEVNPVKGLPSGFSELLKFVLDHIEDKSVESLVEGLLEARAALRPLLLGSTDRLKDLIFLDIALDSTVRTAVERSYENLNNASPQKLMYFISLVVENLALSTDDNEDLLYCLKGWNHALEMSNKSDNQWALYAKAFLDRTRLALATKGEEYHNILQPSAEYLGSLLGIEQWTLNIFTEEIIRSGSAASLSLLLNRLDPVLRNVANLGSWQIISPVEVAGYVVAVDQLLTVQDKSYDKPTVLVVKGVKGEEEIPDGVVAVLTPDMPDVLSHVSVRARNSKVLFATCFDPNIFSELQQNEGKVLSLKPGSVDINYREIAENELVSSSPDTADGQSAPSLSLVKKQFVGKYAISADEFSDEKVGAKSRNIAYLNGKVPSWVSVPTSVALPFGTFETVLSDKTNKEVAEKVQILTDKLNQGEFGALNEIRNVLLNLTAPTDLVKELKEKMQGSGMPWPGDEGEQRWEQAWMAIKKVWASKWNERAYFSTRKVKLDHANLCMSVLVQEVVGADYAFVIHTTNPSSGESSEIYAEVVKGLGETLVGAYPGRAMSFVCKKDNLDSPKVLGYPSKPIGLFIKKSVIFRSDSNGEDLEGYAGAGLYDSVPMDKEEEVVLDYTNDPLITDCSFRNSILSNIARAGHAIEELYGSPQDIEGVVRDGKIYVVQTRPQM from the exons TCTGGTTCCAATTCTACACTGAAAATCGAGATTGATGATCCAGCTCTCCAATCAATCGAGTTTGTTCTCGTCGATGAGGCACAGAACAAATGGTCAGTGTGGCATTCAAGATCGTCATCCAGTTTTACATCTTTATCCATGTGTATGATTCCAACAAACCTACTTGCCTCTTCATTGAACAGGTTCAAAAATAACGGCGAGAACTTCCTAATCCATATACGACCAGGCCACCATCAGGGACAACATTCTGCTCCTGCAGCAACAAACCAAAACTTCTCATCTGAAAAGATCACACGCAAAAACAGAGATGTCATGCAGCTCCTCAGTAAACACACATCCAGTTCCACCGACGTAAGTAAGGCAACAGAAGCTACTCCAGATCGGAATCCCACGGTTCTTGATCTCTTCCTGAAGTCATTACAAGAGAACAATGGTTGCCAAGTCCTCTGCAAAAAGGTCTTCAAACTGGGCGAAAAGGAGATCTTG GCATCGATGTCAGAAGTACAAGGAAAGTTCAAAGTTCACTTGGCCACAAATCACGCCGAGCCACTTATTCTCCACTGGGCACTAGCAAAGAAGGCTGGAGAGTGGAAG GCACCTCCTCCAGGCGTAGCACCTGCTGGTTCAACATTGCTTGAACTGGCATGTGAGAGTTCATTCTCTGATGCTGAACTAGATGGTTTGCATTACCAG GTTCTGGAGATAGAGCTTGATGCCGACAGCTATAAGGGGATGCCATTTGTCCTCCGGTCTAATGAAACATGGATAAAGAACAACACCTCTGACTTTTACCTTGATTTTAGCAGAACTGCCAAGACTTCAGAG AAGGATAGTAGTGATGCTGGTAAAGGGACTGCAAAGGCTTTGCTAGAAACAATAGCCGATCTAGAGGGAGAGGCCCAAAAATCTTTTATGCATAG ATTCAATATAGCATCCGACCTAGTTGAACAAGCAAAAGATGTGGGACAATTGGGTCTTGCTGGACTACTGGTTTGGATGAGATTCATGGCCACGAGGCAACTTATCTGGAACAAGAATTATAATGTGAAGCCACG TGAGATTAGCCAAGCACAAGATAGGTTCACAGACAATCTTGAAAGTCTCTACAGAACATATCCACAGTACAGGGAGATGCTAAGAATGATATTGGCCGCAGTAGGTCGTGGAGGTCAGGGTGATGTCGGTCAACGTATTCGTGATGAGATTTTGGTAATACAG AGAAACAATAACTGCATGGGTGGAATGATGGAAGAATGGCATCAAAAACTACACAACAATACAAGCCCAGACGATGTGGTGATTTGCCAG GCACTGATGGACTATATGAACAGTGAGCTTGACATCAAAGTTTATTGGGATACTTTAAACAAAAATGGTATAACAAAGGAAAGATTAGCAAGCTACGACCACCCTATTCACTCAGAGCCAAATTTAACGAGGGAGCAGAAGGAGGGTCTACTACGCGACTTAACAAACTACATGAGAAGCCTCAAG GCTGTTCACTCCGGTGCTGATCTAGAATCTGCTATAGGAACCTGTACAGGGTACACGTCAGAG AGTCAGGGTTTCATGGTTGGTGTCGAAGTGAATCCTGTAAAGGGATTACCATCTGGATTTTCT GAATTGCTTAAGTTTGTCCTTGACCACATTGAGGATAAATCAGTGGAATCACTTGTTGAG GGTCTCTTGGAGGCAAGAGCTGCGCTTCGCCCTTTGCTCCTAGGCTCAACGGATCGCTTGAAGGATCTCATATTTTTGGACATTGCTCTTGATTCTACTGTTAGGACAGCAGTTGAAAGGTCATATGAAAATCTGAACAATGCATCACCTCAG AAACTCATGTACTTCATCAGTCTAGTTGTTGAAAATCTTGCGTTGTCCACTGATGACAATGAGGATCTCCTATACTGCTTAAAG GGATGGAACCATGCCCTTGAAATGTCAAACAAATCTGATAATCAGTGGGCATTGTATGCAAAAGCATTTCTAGACAGAACTAGACTTGCACTTGCAACCAAGGGAGAAGAATACCATAATATTCTTCAGCCTTCAGCAGAATACCTTGGTTCGTTACTTGGAATTGAGCAATGGACA CTTAACATATTTACGGAGGAAATTATCCGTAGTGGATCAGCCGCTTCATTGTCCTTACTCCTCAATCGTCTCGACCCTGTTCTTAGGAACGTTGCAAACCTAGGAAG TTGGCAGATCATAAGCCCAGTTGAAGTAGCGGGGTATGTGGTTGCCGTAGACCAACTGCTCACTGTTCAAGACAAATCTTATGACAAACCCACAGTTTTGGTGGTAAAAGGTGTCAAGGGAGAGGAGGAAATACCTGACGGCGTTGTCGCCGTCCTTACTCCAGATATGCCCGATGTATTGTCCCATGTCTCAGTTCGAGCAAGGAATAGCAAG GTATTGTTTGCCACATGCTTTGACCCAAATATCTTCTCTGAACTTCAACAAAATGAAGGCAAGGTACTTTCACTAAAGCCAGGTTCTGTAGATATAAACTACAG AGAGATTGCAGAGAATGAACTAGTTTCAAGTTCCCCTGATACAGCAGATGGTCAATCAGCACCATCTCTGTCACTAGTGAAGAAGCAATTTGTTGGAAAATATGCAATATCTGCTGACGAATTCTCTGATGAAAAG GTCGGAGCTAAATCTCGGAATATAGCTTACCTCAACGGAAAGGTGCCATCATGGGTCAGTGTCCCAACGTCAGTTGCACTCCCATTTGGAACCTTCGAAACAGTTTTGTCTGATAAGACTAACAAG GAAGTAGCCGAAAAGGTACAGATCCTAACGGACAAGCTCAATCAAGGAGAATTTGGTGCTCTTAATGAAATCCGAAATGTTCTGCTGAACCTAACAGCTCCTACTGATCTG GTGAAGGAGCTCAAGGAGAAGATGCAAGGTTCTGGAATGCCCTGGCCTGGAGATGAAGGTGAACAGCGTTGGGAACAAGCATGGATGGCAATCAAAAAG GTGTGGGCCTCAAAATGGAATGAAAGAGCATACTTCAGCACCCGGAAAGTGAAGCTTGATCATGCCAACCTTTGCATGTCGGTTCTTGTGCAAGAAGTTGTGGGTGCAGACTACGCTTTCGTGATACATACTACCAACCCATCATCTGGAGAGTCTTCAGAAATATACGCTGAAGTTGTTAAAGGGCTTGGGGAGACCCTTGTGGGAGCCTATCCTGGTCGTGCAATGAGCTTCGTCTGCAAGAAGGATAATCTTGACTCTCCCAAG GTATTGGGATATCCAAGCAAGCCAATTGGCCTCTTCATAAAGAAGTCGGTCATCTTCCGTTCTGACTCAAATGGTGAGGACTTGGAAGGCTATGCTGGGGCTGGACTCTATGACAG TGTGCCTatggacaaggaagaagaagttGTTCTTGATTACACAAATGATCCCCTCATTACAGATTGCAGTTTCCGTAATTCAATACTCTCAAACATTGCACGTGCTGGTCATGCTATTGAGGAGCTCTATGGGTCTCCACAGGATATTGAAGGAGTGGTGAGGGATGGAAAGATCTACGTTGTGCAGACACGGCCACAAATGTGA
- the LOC109749339 gene encoding alpha-glucan water dikinase, chloroplastic-like isoform X3, producing MCPDTRTTGLMLACIHALRMQVTVKPAGSAVEVELVATNAGGALALHWGALQQGKREWVLPARRPEGTRAVDDAALRTPFKSSGSNSTLKIEIDDPALQSIEFVLVDEAQNKWFKNNGENFLIHIRPGHHQGQHSAPAATNQNFSSEKITRKNRDVMQLLSKHTSSSTDVSKATEATPDRNPTVLDLFLKSLQENNGCQVLCKKVFKLGEKEILASMSEVQGKFKVHLATNHAEPLILHWALAKKAGEWKAPPPGVAPAGSTLLELACESSFSDAELDGLHYQVLEIELDADSYKGMPFVLRSNETWIKNNTSDFYLDFSRTAKTSEQKDSSDAGKGTAKALLETIADLEGEAQKSFMHRFNIASDLVEQAKDVGQLGLAGLLVWMRFMATRQLIWNKNYNVKPREISQAQDRFTDNLESLYRTYPQYREMLRMILAAVGRGGQGDVGQRIRDEILVIQRNNNCMGGMMEEWHQKLHNNTSPDDVVICQALMDYMNSELDIKVYWDTLNKNGITKERLASYDHPIHSEPNLTREQKEGLLRDLTNYMRSLKAVHSGADLESAIGTCTGYTSESQGFMVGVEVNPVKGLPSGFSELLKFVLDHIEDKSVESLVEGLLEARAALRPLLLGSTDRLKDLIFLDIALDSTVRTAVERSYENLNNASPQKLMYFISLVVENLALSTDDNEDLLYCLKGWNHALEMSNKSDNQWALYAKAFLDRTRLALATKGEEYHNILQPSAEYLGSLLGIEQWTLNIFTEEIIRSGSAASLSLLLNRLDPVLRNVANLGSWQIISPVEVAGYVVAVDQLLTVQDKSYDKPTVLVVKGVKGEEEIPDGVVAVLTPDMPDVLSHVSVRARNSKVLFATCFDPNIFSELQQNEGKVLSLKPGSVDINYREIAENELVSSSPDTADGQSAPSLSLVKKQFVGKYAISADEFSDEKVGAKSRNIAYLNGKVPSWVSVPTSVALPFGTFETVLSDKTNKEVAEKVQILTDKLNQGEFGALNEIRNVLLNLTAPTDLVKELKEKMQGSGMPWPGDEGEQRWEQAWMAIKKVWASKWNERAYFSTRKVKLDHANLCMSVLVQEVVGADYAFVIHTTNPSSGESSEIYAEVVKGLGETLVGAYPGRAMSFVCKKDNLDSPKVLGYPSKPIGLFIKKSVIFRSDSNGEDLEGYAGAGLYDSVPMDKEEEVVLDYTNDPLITDCSFRNSILSNIARAGHAIEELYGSPQDIEGVVRDGKIYVVQTRPQM from the exons TCTGGTTCCAATTCTACACTGAAAATCGAGATTGATGATCCAGCTCTCCAATCAATCGAGTTTGTTCTCGTCGATGAGGCACAGAACAAATG GTTCAAAAATAACGGCGAGAACTTCCTAATCCATATACGACCAGGCCACCATCAGGGACAACATTCTGCTCCTGCAGCAACAAACCAAAACTTCTCATCTGAAAAGATCACACGCAAAAACAGAGATGTCATGCAGCTCCTCAGTAAACACACATCCAGTTCCACCGACGTAAGTAAGGCAACAGAAGCTACTCCAGATCGGAATCCCACGGTTCTTGATCTCTTCCTGAAGTCATTACAAGAGAACAATGGTTGCCAAGTCCTCTGCAAAAAGGTCTTCAAACTGGGCGAAAAGGAGATCTTG GCATCGATGTCAGAAGTACAAGGAAAGTTCAAAGTTCACTTGGCCACAAATCACGCCGAGCCACTTATTCTCCACTGGGCACTAGCAAAGAAGGCTGGAGAGTGGAAG GCACCTCCTCCAGGCGTAGCACCTGCTGGTTCAACATTGCTTGAACTGGCATGTGAGAGTTCATTCTCTGATGCTGAACTAGATGGTTTGCATTACCAG GTTCTGGAGATAGAGCTTGATGCCGACAGCTATAAGGGGATGCCATTTGTCCTCCGGTCTAATGAAACATGGATAAAGAACAACACCTCTGACTTTTACCTTGATTTTAGCAGAACTGCCAAGACTTCAGAG CAGAAGGATAGTAGTGATGCTGGTAAAGGGACTGCAAAGGCTTTGCTAGAAACAATAGCCGATCTAGAGGGAGAGGCCCAAAAATCTTTTATGCATAG ATTCAATATAGCATCCGACCTAGTTGAACAAGCAAAAGATGTGGGACAATTGGGTCTTGCTGGACTACTGGTTTGGATGAGATTCATGGCCACGAGGCAACTTATCTGGAACAAGAATTATAATGTGAAGCCACG TGAGATTAGCCAAGCACAAGATAGGTTCACAGACAATCTTGAAAGTCTCTACAGAACATATCCACAGTACAGGGAGATGCTAAGAATGATATTGGCCGCAGTAGGTCGTGGAGGTCAGGGTGATGTCGGTCAACGTATTCGTGATGAGATTTTGGTAATACAG AGAAACAATAACTGCATGGGTGGAATGATGGAAGAATGGCATCAAAAACTACACAACAATACAAGCCCAGACGATGTGGTGATTTGCCAG GCACTGATGGACTATATGAACAGTGAGCTTGACATCAAAGTTTATTGGGATACTTTAAACAAAAATGGTATAACAAAGGAAAGATTAGCAAGCTACGACCACCCTATTCACTCAGAGCCAAATTTAACGAGGGAGCAGAAGGAGGGTCTACTACGCGACTTAACAAACTACATGAGAAGCCTCAAG GCTGTTCACTCCGGTGCTGATCTAGAATCTGCTATAGGAACCTGTACAGGGTACACGTCAGAG AGTCAGGGTTTCATGGTTGGTGTCGAAGTGAATCCTGTAAAGGGATTACCATCTGGATTTTCT GAATTGCTTAAGTTTGTCCTTGACCACATTGAGGATAAATCAGTGGAATCACTTGTTGAG GGTCTCTTGGAGGCAAGAGCTGCGCTTCGCCCTTTGCTCCTAGGCTCAACGGATCGCTTGAAGGATCTCATATTTTTGGACATTGCTCTTGATTCTACTGTTAGGACAGCAGTTGAAAGGTCATATGAAAATCTGAACAATGCATCACCTCAG AAACTCATGTACTTCATCAGTCTAGTTGTTGAAAATCTTGCGTTGTCCACTGATGACAATGAGGATCTCCTATACTGCTTAAAG GGATGGAACCATGCCCTTGAAATGTCAAACAAATCTGATAATCAGTGGGCATTGTATGCAAAAGCATTTCTAGACAGAACTAGACTTGCACTTGCAACCAAGGGAGAAGAATACCATAATATTCTTCAGCCTTCAGCAGAATACCTTGGTTCGTTACTTGGAATTGAGCAATGGACA CTTAACATATTTACGGAGGAAATTATCCGTAGTGGATCAGCCGCTTCATTGTCCTTACTCCTCAATCGTCTCGACCCTGTTCTTAGGAACGTTGCAAACCTAGGAAG TTGGCAGATCATAAGCCCAGTTGAAGTAGCGGGGTATGTGGTTGCCGTAGACCAACTGCTCACTGTTCAAGACAAATCTTATGACAAACCCACAGTTTTGGTGGTAAAAGGTGTCAAGGGAGAGGAGGAAATACCTGACGGCGTTGTCGCCGTCCTTACTCCAGATATGCCCGATGTATTGTCCCATGTCTCAGTTCGAGCAAGGAATAGCAAG GTATTGTTTGCCACATGCTTTGACCCAAATATCTTCTCTGAACTTCAACAAAATGAAGGCAAGGTACTTTCACTAAAGCCAGGTTCTGTAGATATAAACTACAG AGAGATTGCAGAGAATGAACTAGTTTCAAGTTCCCCTGATACAGCAGATGGTCAATCAGCACCATCTCTGTCACTAGTGAAGAAGCAATTTGTTGGAAAATATGCAATATCTGCTGACGAATTCTCTGATGAAAAG GTCGGAGCTAAATCTCGGAATATAGCTTACCTCAACGGAAAGGTGCCATCATGGGTCAGTGTCCCAACGTCAGTTGCACTCCCATTTGGAACCTTCGAAACAGTTTTGTCTGATAAGACTAACAAG GAAGTAGCCGAAAAGGTACAGATCCTAACGGACAAGCTCAATCAAGGAGAATTTGGTGCTCTTAATGAAATCCGAAATGTTCTGCTGAACCTAACAGCTCCTACTGATCTG GTGAAGGAGCTCAAGGAGAAGATGCAAGGTTCTGGAATGCCCTGGCCTGGAGATGAAGGTGAACAGCGTTGGGAACAAGCATGGATGGCAATCAAAAAG GTGTGGGCCTCAAAATGGAATGAAAGAGCATACTTCAGCACCCGGAAAGTGAAGCTTGATCATGCCAACCTTTGCATGTCGGTTCTTGTGCAAGAAGTTGTGGGTGCAGACTACGCTTTCGTGATACATACTACCAACCCATCATCTGGAGAGTCTTCAGAAATATACGCTGAAGTTGTTAAAGGGCTTGGGGAGACCCTTGTGGGAGCCTATCCTGGTCGTGCAATGAGCTTCGTCTGCAAGAAGGATAATCTTGACTCTCCCAAG GTATTGGGATATCCAAGCAAGCCAATTGGCCTCTTCATAAAGAAGTCGGTCATCTTCCGTTCTGACTCAAATGGTGAGGACTTGGAAGGCTATGCTGGGGCTGGACTCTATGACAG TGTGCCTatggacaaggaagaagaagttGTTCTTGATTACACAAATGATCCCCTCATTACAGATTGCAGTTTCCGTAATTCAATACTCTCAAACATTGCACGTGCTGGTCATGCTATTGAGGAGCTCTATGGGTCTCCACAGGATATTGAAGGAGTGGTGAGGGATGGAAAGATCTACGTTGTGCAGACACGGCCACAAATGTGA